The following proteins come from a genomic window of Leptospira neocaledonica:
- the uvrC gene encoding excinuclease ABC subunit UvrC, with protein MPDIINHTLIVEKLKNLTGSPGCYLWKNSEGEVIYVGKAKNLDKRIRNYLKDKQTDLKTRYLQREIFDLDWFATSTEKEALILEATLIKKHNPRYNVRLKDDKKYPYICVSLSEPYPMVFITRKIKDNGDRYFGPFTDVRTTREILDVILRIFPIRKVRQKLPLPKPKRPCLNFQMGRCLGPCQGTVPEDEYAVIVNQIIQFLEGKKEILANELTKRMDEYSGKLEFEIAARYRDMLGRLQIFRQKQTVVSMDGGDEDVIAFARKEDEGQVVLMEVRGGLLDNKKSFPLQGVQNSTEEEILSSFFRDYYMGAGMIPASIVVPIGLKEEGETVLDFLQEKTGFRPKLRFPKAGDKKSLLKIAEKNAELGLTERLLATHYKDQTVALKEIQDMFQLKEPPHIIECYDISHFQGSFPVASGVMFVEGKPFKQGYRKYNIRGHEGINDPGMMHEVISRRLQRIINEDGVMPDLIVIDGGPTQLGKACEAAVEAGAANLPMVGLAKKREEIYFPGESSPYSFDMNSPGMRLLRHLRDEAHRFGVEHHRSRRNREALTGLIREVPDIGLKRSKLLLQSFSGQKKIEEANIAELMKVPGIGEALAEKIYNYFHTSASPDGTTIPENSPTNS; from the coding sequence ATGCCAGATATTATCAATCATACTCTGATTGTAGAAAAACTCAAAAACCTGACTGGTTCTCCAGGATGTTATCTCTGGAAGAATTCAGAAGGTGAGGTGATCTATGTAGGCAAGGCTAAAAATTTAGATAAAAGGATCCGCAATTATTTAAAAGATAAACAGACTGATTTAAAGACTAGATACTTACAGAGAGAAATTTTTGATCTAGATTGGTTTGCAACTTCCACAGAGAAAGAAGCTTTAATTTTAGAAGCTACACTGATCAAAAAACATAATCCCAGATATAATGTACGTTTAAAGGACGATAAAAAATATCCATATATCTGTGTTTCACTTTCTGAACCTTATCCAATGGTGTTTATCACTCGTAAAATAAAAGATAACGGTGATAGATACTTCGGCCCTTTTACCGACGTGAGGACCACTCGTGAAATTTTAGATGTTATCTTACGAATTTTCCCGATCCGAAAAGTTCGCCAAAAACTTCCACTTCCTAAGCCAAAACGTCCTTGTTTAAATTTCCAAATGGGAAGATGTTTGGGCCCTTGCCAAGGAACCGTTCCGGAAGACGAATATGCAGTCATTGTAAATCAGATCATCCAATTTTTAGAAGGTAAAAAAGAGATACTAGCAAACGAACTCACCAAACGTATGGACGAATATTCAGGAAAACTGGAATTCGAGATTGCAGCTCGTTACAGAGATATGTTGGGAAGACTTCAGATATTCCGACAAAAACAAACTGTAGTGAGCATGGACGGAGGGGACGAGGATGTGATTGCATTCGCCCGTAAAGAGGACGAGGGACAAGTAGTTCTTATGGAAGTTCGGGGTGGACTTCTGGATAATAAAAAATCTTTTCCTTTGCAAGGTGTGCAGAATTCGACTGAAGAGGAAATATTGTCCTCCTTCTTCCGAGATTATTATATGGGAGCCGGAATGATTCCCGCAAGTATCGTAGTTCCTATCGGTTTAAAGGAAGAAGGTGAAACCGTGTTGGACTTCCTACAAGAGAAAACCGGATTTAGACCTAAATTAAGATTTCCTAAAGCAGGAGATAAAAAGTCCCTCTTAAAGATCGCAGAAAAAAACGCTGAACTTGGGCTGACGGAGAGACTTCTTGCTACACATTACAAGGACCAAACTGTCGCTCTAAAAGAAATACAAGATATGTTCCAATTGAAGGAACCTCCTCATATTATAGAATGTTATGATATTTCCCATTTCCAAGGATCATTTCCTGTTGCGAGCGGTGTGATGTTTGTGGAAGGAAAACCGTTCAAACAAGGTTACAGAAAGTATAATATCCGAGGTCATGAAGGGATCAATGATCCAGGGATGATGCATGAGGTAATTTCCAGAAGATTACAAAGGATCATCAATGAAGATGGTGTAATGCCTGATCTGATCGTAATTGATGGAGGTCCTACACAGCTTGGAAAAGCCTGTGAGGCAGCAGTGGAGGCAGGTGCCGCAAATCTTCCTATGGTAGGGCTTGCTAAAAAAAGGGAAGAGATCTATTTTCCCGGGGAAAGTTCTCCTTATAGTTTTGATATGAATTCACCTGGGATGAGATTACTTCGCCATCTTAGAGACGAAGCCCACAGATTCGGAGTGGAACATCATCGTTCCAGAAGAAATAGAGAAGCTCTGACCGGTCTGATTCGAGAAGTTCCTGATATAGGTTTAAAAAGGAGTAAACTATTACTACAATCATTCTCCGGACAAAAAAAGATAGAAGAAGCAAATATTGCAGAACTGATGAAGGTACCAGGAATTGGAGAAGCTTTAGCGGAAAAGATTTATAATTATTTCCATACTTCTGCAAGTCCCGACGGAACAACTATTCCAGAAAATTCTCCAACGAATTCTTAA
- a CDS encoding peptide chain release factor family protein, with protein sequence MAALFPVSPEKANLLLSRMKKLGVQESDLEETFVRSGGKGGQNVNKVSTAVRLLYKKTGLEIKCSIHRTQGLNRYKARILLCEKLEAEILEASKIEDPKLTKIRKAKADKARKAKRKAISKTLAGLKRKISPVDWSEE encoded by the coding sequence ATGGCCGCTTTATTTCCGGTCTCTCCCGAAAAAGCAAACCTTCTTCTTTCCAGAATGAAAAAGCTGGGAGTCCAAGAATCAGATTTAGAAGAGACTTTTGTAAGAAGTGGAGGTAAGGGCGGGCAGAACGTAAATAAGGTTTCGACTGCCGTCCGATTACTTTATAAAAAAACAGGCCTCGAAATTAAATGTTCCATCCATCGCACCCAAGGATTAAACAGATATAAGGCGAGAATCCTTCTATGTGAAAAATTAGAGGCGGAAATTTTAGAAGCTTCTAAGATAGAAGATCCTAAACTTACAAAGATTAGAAAGGCCAAAGCGGATAAGGCTAGAAAAGCCAAAAGAAAGGCCATTTCCAAAACTTTGGCAGGTCTAAAAAGAAAAATCTCTCCTGTAGATTGGAGCGAAGAATAG
- a CDS encoding acyl-CoA thioesterase, translating to MSVEVFLDEKIQGMELSTQHIVMSRDLNQHGFLFGGQMLAWIDEGCAMYVIEKIGYSNLVTVTMDNVIFRSPGLLGEIIQIFSKIEKVGKSSITIRSAAIAKNQMKKEIREIIDCRVTYVCLDDSGKPFPYFSQFDPEEFLKR from the coding sequence ATGAGTGTAGAAGTCTTTTTAGATGAAAAAATCCAAGGAATGGAATTAAGCACACAACATATAGTCATGTCCAGGGACTTAAACCAACACGGTTTCCTCTTTGGAGGACAGATGCTTGCTTGGATCGACGAAGGTTGTGCGATGTATGTCATCGAAAAAATAGGATATTCTAATCTTGTTACAGTAACAATGGATAACGTGATCTTTAGAAGCCCAGGATTACTCGGTGAGATCATTCAGATTTTTTCTAAAATAGAAAAAGTAGGAAAAAGTTCCATCACCATCCGAAGTGCTGCCATTGCCAAAAATCAGATGAAAAAAGAAATAAGAGAGATCATAGATTGTAGAGTAACCTATGTTTGTTTGGATGATTCCGGAAAACCATTCCCTTATTTTAGCCAATTCGATCCGGAAGAATTCCTAAAAAGATAA
- a CDS encoding endonuclease III domain-containing protein: MLPKSTSESKKRRSSPSFSATPEYVSRIYFLLRKEFGDVNSPLQYSKDYEFAISVILSAQCTDERVNQVTPILFAELPTLESIASAPLKKIEKLIYSTGFYKNKAKSVSGFANLLLNEYDGKLPKSIKELIKLPGIGRKTANVVLNEIHHISEGFVVDTHVKRISKKLGLTKQTDPVKVEKDLMQNIQPEYWMDLSLYFIFLGRKYCKAHKTFCETCILRKECPSSTSPKD; this comes from the coding sequence TTGCTCCCAAAAAGTACGTCGGAATCCAAAAAAAGGCGATCTAGTCCTTCTTTTTCCGCTACCCCTGAATATGTTTCTCGAATTTACTTCCTACTCAGGAAGGAATTCGGGGACGTAAATTCTCCTCTCCAATATTCCAAAGACTACGAATTTGCGATCTCGGTAATTCTTTCCGCTCAGTGTACTGACGAAAGAGTAAACCAGGTTACTCCTATTCTTTTTGCAGAACTTCCTACATTGGAATCTATTGCTTCTGCTCCTTTAAAGAAGATAGAAAAGTTAATTTATTCTACAGGTTTTTATAAGAATAAGGCAAAGTCGGTTTCCGGTTTTGCGAACCTTCTTCTGAATGAATACGATGGTAAATTGCCAAAGAGTATCAAGGAACTGATCAAACTTCCAGGTATAGGAAGAAAAACTGCAAACGTCGTATTAAATGAGATCCATCATATTTCCGAAGGATTCGTGGTAGACACTCATGTTAAAAGAATTTCTAAAAAGTTAGGTCTTACCAAACAAACAGATCCGGTAAAAGTGGAGAAGGACCTAATGCAAAATATTCAGCCTGAATACTGGATGGATCTGTCTTTGTATTTTATATTTTTAGGAAGAAAATACTGTAAGGCGCATAAGACATTCTGTGAGACTTGTATTCTCAGAAAAGAATGTCCTTCTTCCACTTCACCCAAAGATTAG
- the rpmB gene encoding 50S ribosomal protein L28: MARKCVVTGKGTISGNNVSHSHLKTRRTWKINLIKKRIFLEDENRWVTVRISTRALRTLKKKGIKAAIKDNGESLKALAPKKYVGIQKKAI, translated from the coding sequence ATGGCCAGAAAATGTGTTGTGACAGGGAAAGGAACGATATCCGGAAACAATGTTTCCCACTCTCACCTTAAAACCCGTAGAACCTGGAAAATCAATCTGATCAAAAAACGTATCTTCTTAGAAGATGAGAATCGTTGGGTAACCGTTCGTATCTCTACCCGCGCTTTAAGAACCCTGAAAAAGAAAGGGATCAAGGCTGCGATCAAAGATAACGGCGAATCACTAAAAGCACTTGCTCCCAAAAAGTACGTCGGAATCCAAAAAAAGGCGATCTAG
- a CDS encoding LOG family protein — MGRTSLEHDEFLKSIDAFHLRVLAEIDYPQSLFREGKIQDTICLFGSARILSPEECREKEAKNLSESEKKLFLKQKEMSVYYEAARKTASLITSWGKEISKDARRMAVCTGGGPGIMEAANRGAKEAGGPSLGLNIRLPFEQFVNPYVDPEISVEFHYFFMRKLWFLRLSMGVVAFPGGFGTVDELFETLTLIQTGRNNRKIPVILYGTKFWNEIFNLENMKEYGLIDPQDLDLITYCDSPEDVLETLKKKVPLDAD, encoded by the coding sequence ATGGGAAGAACGTCCTTAGAACATGATGAGTTTTTAAAATCCATAGATGCGTTTCATCTAAGGGTCCTTGCAGAGATTGATTATCCTCAATCCCTTTTTAGAGAAGGAAAGATCCAGGATACGATCTGCTTATTCGGATCTGCTAGGATCTTAAGTCCGGAAGAATGTAGAGAGAAAGAGGCAAAAAATCTCTCCGAATCAGAAAAGAAATTATTCCTAAAACAAAAAGAGATGTCCGTTTATTATGAGGCTGCCAGAAAAACCGCGAGTCTTATCACTTCTTGGGGAAAAGAAATTTCTAAAGATGCCAGAAGAATGGCGGTCTGCACAGGCGGTGGACCTGGTATTATGGAAGCCGCAAACCGTGGAGCCAAAGAAGCGGGAGGCCCAAGCCTCGGTCTGAATATCAGACTTCCTTTCGAACAATTCGTGAATCCGTATGTTGATCCGGAGATCAGTGTCGAATTTCATTATTTTTTCATGAGAAAACTTTGGTTCCTAAGACTCTCTATGGGAGTAGTGGCCTTTCCCGGGGGATTTGGAACTGTAGATGAATTATTCGAGACCTTGACCCTAATCCAAACAGGCCGCAATAATAGGAAGATTCCTGTGATCTTATACGGGACCAAGTTCTGGAATGAAATATTCAATTTAGAAAATATGAAAGAATATGGACTGATCGATCCTCAGGACCTGGACCTGATTACTTACTGTGATAGTCCAGAAGACGTCCTAGAAACATTAAAGAAGAAGGTCCCATTGGATGCAGATTGA
- a CDS encoding aminotransferase class I/II-fold pyridoxal phosphate-dependent enzyme, with protein MNLREFFIEDRLEKFRTEAPCNLGESGIRNLDLDALAEYLDLDLRELGKLSLADSPNSGRKDLREEISKLYHNVSPDQVLVTTGTGEALFIAFHLFLQNGDLTSLFWPAFQALYEVPRSLGANLQKVNLLPRLENEELGFGKENLNKLFQNSPKLIVFNHPHNPTGIIAEEEDKKEVQRLSANFPNWILFDEHYRFLSEEEDLGWSGFGICENSISTGSITKCFGVMGLRIGWLIGPRDWIQKARSMKDYLTHTVSPISEFLTLKLLQNRKTLQSKIQETLKRNIRTFAHAARENKLPGIISFKEPRGGVVGFAKLQPSLESRKFADLLYEKAGVFVLPSADFETEGYIRLGFGETEERFRLGLARWSNLGSDEIALLNK; from the coding sequence GTGAATTTAAGAGAATTTTTCATAGAAGATCGTCTGGAAAAATTTAGGACGGAAGCTCCTTGCAATTTGGGGGAAAGCGGGATCAGAAACCTGGATCTGGACGCGCTTGCTGAATATCTAGATTTAGATCTAAGAGAATTGGGAAAACTCTCTTTGGCGGACTCTCCTAACTCAGGCAGAAAAGATCTAAGAGAAGAAATTTCAAAACTGTATCATAATGTTTCTCCCGATCAGGTACTGGTAACAACCGGAACGGGAGAAGCACTCTTCATTGCATTTCATCTATTTTTGCAAAACGGCGATCTAACTTCTTTGTTTTGGCCTGCATTCCAGGCATTGTACGAAGTTCCAAGATCACTCGGCGCAAATCTCCAAAAAGTGAACCTTCTTCCCAGATTAGAAAATGAGGAATTGGGATTTGGAAAAGAAAATCTAAACAAACTATTTCAAAATTCTCCCAAACTTATTGTATTCAATCATCCCCATAATCCAACCGGTATCATCGCGGAAGAAGAAGATAAAAAAGAAGTCCAAAGACTATCTGCAAATTTTCCGAATTGGATCTTATTCGATGAACATTATAGATTTCTTTCGGAAGAAGAAGACCTGGGTTGGAGCGGTTTTGGTATTTGTGAAAATTCAATCTCTACAGGTTCGATCACAAAATGTTTTGGTGTGATGGGACTTAGGATTGGTTGGTTGATTGGTCCTAGAGACTGGATCCAGAAGGCAAGGTCCATGAAGGATTATCTAACTCATACAGTTTCTCCCATTTCTGAGTTTTTGACATTAAAACTTCTGCAGAACCGTAAAACACTCCAGAGTAAGATCCAGGAAACTCTCAAGCGAAATATAAGAACCTTCGCCCATGCAGCACGAGAAAATAAACTCCCTGGCATCATAAGTTTTAAAGAACCAAGAGGTGGAGTTGTAGGTTTTGCAAAATTGCAGCCGAGTTTGGAATCTAGGAAATTTGCAGACCTTCTGTATGAAAAAGCGGGAGTGTTCGTTTTGCCTTCCGCTGATTTTGAAACAGAAGGTTATATCCGACTTGGATTTGGGGAAACAGAAGAAAGATTTCGCCTAGGCCTTGCACGTTGGAGTAATTTAGGATCGGATGAGATCGCTCTTTTGAACAAATAG
- a CDS encoding phospho-sugar mutase: protein MSTESHIESWTKAPFSPQVQKEAKGVLDRYKKGETNGLEVEAFTVPLEFGTGGMRGRIGNGIGRMNEFTVGKAALGFSRYLVQKSKKPILVIAYDSRRRSREFAEVTAGVAASFGIKVILFSEVAPTPLLSYAVRYYKATGGVVLTASHNPPEYNGFKAYLSKGEQLAPPDDKKIISLIDKVQDWNEIPFLSSKDPKYKKLVQKAGEDCFSSYLKALKKSGIVSAKVTPKERSQTKLVYSPLHGTGGKYMKILLQDFGYKNVTLVPEQKDPDGEFPTVKFPNPEEPEALEMSRKLSEKIGAHAFIATDPDADRLGIGVKNPKGGYALLNGNQIGSILAAYLAEKVGSKPKKGKKPVLVKTVVTTDLQAEIAKKNKIALKNVLTGFKFIAEVMGKLDKSKTQYFLFGGEESYGYLPVDFVRDKDSLSSALLLMEVLSEKKDLLSYMDDVYLKYGLYQESLKSLTLEGLAGKKKIQDSLQSLRDNDLIGKPIGTRKVTGFLDFKNKIAKGSASKSAFSGLPSSDVIQLELEGQAKLTIRPSGTEPKIKIYSSFKSRTSPKTKTEIPKLTESLLAELKETESLFLQLAGLS from the coding sequence ATGAGCACAGAATCCCACATAGAATCCTGGACCAAAGCCCCCTTTTCTCCCCAGGTACAGAAAGAAGCAAAAGGCGTCCTGGATAGATACAAAAAGGGAGAAACAAACGGCCTAGAGGTCGAAGCTTTTACCGTACCTTTAGAATTCGGTACCGGAGGAATGAGGGGAAGGATCGGAAACGGGATCGGTAGAATGAACGAGTTCACCGTGGGAAAAGCAGCCCTAGGCTTTTCTAGATATCTGGTCCAAAAATCCAAAAAACCGATTTTAGTAATCGCTTACGATTCCAGAAGAAGGTCCAGAGAATTTGCAGAGGTCACCGCAGGAGTGGCTGCATCTTTCGGGATCAAGGTCATCTTATTTTCCGAAGTAGCTCCTACACCGTTACTCTCTTATGCAGTCCGTTATTATAAGGCAACAGGTGGTGTAGTCCTCACCGCATCTCATAACCCGCCTGAGTACAATGGGTTCAAAGCTTATCTTTCCAAAGGGGAACAACTTGCTCCGCCGGATGATAAAAAGATCATTTCACTCATCGACAAAGTCCAAGATTGGAATGAGATCCCGTTTCTTTCTTCCAAGGACCCGAAATACAAAAAGCTCGTCCAAAAAGCGGGAGAAGATTGTTTTTCTTCTTATTTAAAAGCACTGAAAAAATCCGGAATCGTATCCGCAAAGGTAACTCCGAAAGAAAGATCCCAAACCAAATTAGTATATTCTCCACTTCATGGAACCGGCGGAAAATATATGAAGATATTACTACAAGACTTCGGATACAAAAACGTAACCCTGGTTCCGGAACAAAAAGATCCGGATGGAGAATTTCCAACGGTCAAATTCCCGAACCCGGAAGAACCGGAAGCTCTGGAGATGAGTAGAAAACTTTCCGAAAAGATTGGAGCTCATGCATTTATAGCAACGGACCCTGACGCGGACAGACTTGGGATCGGAGTCAAAAATCCGAAGGGTGGATATGCCCTTCTAAACGGAAACCAGATCGGTTCCATTCTTGCTGCATACTTAGCGGAGAAGGTCGGCTCTAAACCTAAAAAAGGAAAAAAACCGGTACTTGTAAAAACTGTAGTCACCACAGACTTACAAGCTGAGATAGCAAAGAAGAACAAGATCGCTCTTAAAAATGTTCTAACAGGTTTTAAGTTCATCGCAGAAGTGATGGGAAAACTGGACAAAAGTAAAACCCAGTATTTCCTATTCGGAGGAGAAGAGTCCTATGGTTATTTGCCTGTGGATTTTGTAAGAGACAAGGATAGTTTGTCTTCTGCACTTCTTCTCATGGAAGTCCTTTCCGAAAAAAAAGACCTACTTTCCTATATGGACGACGTTTATCTGAAATATGGATTGTACCAAGAAAGTCTAAAGTCTTTGACCTTGGAGGGACTCGCAGGCAAAAAAAAGATCCAAGATTCCCTACAATCACTCCGTGACAATGATCTGATCGGAAAGCCGATCGGAACAAGAAAGGTTACTGGATTTTTAGATTTTAAGAATAAGATCGCAAAAGGAAGCGCTTCTAAATCCGCGTTTTCGGGTCTTCCTTCTTCCGATGTGATCCAACTAGAATTAGAAGGTCAGGCAAAGCTGACCATCCGTCCCTCTGGGACGGAACCTAAGATCAAAATTTATTCTTCTTTCAAGAGTAGGACTTCTCCTAAAACTAAAACTGAGATCCCAAAACTCACAGAAAGTTTATTAGCAGAATTGAAAGAAACAGAGTCCTTATTTTTACAATTGGCTGGCTTATCATGA
- a CDS encoding aspartate aminotransferase family protein, which translates to MNDTASEFQTTKELTDKYLLDLFNRYPVAFRYGVNELLFDQNNKQYIDFLAGVAVTNLGHSDPDIIEAIRNQIDKLMHTSNWFYSEEASRLAELLILNTFPGKVFICNSGTEAIEAAFKLARAYAEQKQIHDPIIISLHKSFHGRSVSGISLTGQKKLHTGFGKLLDGIEFVSPNNEEELVEAFERFAGRVVAFIAEPILGESGIIPLSHGYINLARELTLENEALLILDEIQTGFGRTGTMFAFETYGFSPDVMALAKGLGSGFPIGALVVAEKYQNVLAKGTHGTTYGGNHLGAAIAYETIRLIQTRDILANVNSCSEIAFSRLNQMKQKNKIIKEIRGKGLHIGVELTVPSRPVAELCLEKGLIVNATGDTVIRIMPPLTISTQYLNEGLDILESVLAETQK; encoded by the coding sequence ATGAACGACACCGCATCCGAATTCCAAACGACAAAAGAACTTACAGACAAGTATCTTCTAGATTTATTCAATCGTTACCCTGTAGCATTCCGGTATGGAGTGAACGAATTATTGTTCGATCAAAACAATAAACAATACATCGACTTTTTAGCAGGAGTCGCAGTTACAAATTTAGGCCATAGCGATCCGGATATTATTGAGGCAATTCGCAACCAGATAGACAAACTTATGCATACTTCCAATTGGTTCTATTCGGAAGAGGCATCTCGTTTAGCGGAACTTCTCATCTTGAATACTTTTCCTGGAAAAGTGTTTATATGCAATTCAGGAACGGAAGCAATTGAAGCAGCATTCAAACTGGCAAGAGCATACGCTGAACAGAAACAAATCCACGATCCTATTATTATTTCTCTTCATAAAAGTTTTCACGGAAGATCTGTTTCCGGGATCAGTTTGACAGGACAGAAAAAATTACATACAGGCTTTGGAAAACTTTTGGATGGAATCGAATTCGTTTCTCCAAACAACGAAGAAGAACTTGTAGAAGCTTTTGAAAGATTTGCAGGCAGAGTGGTAGCATTCATTGCAGAACCGATCTTGGGTGAAAGTGGTATCATTCCACTTTCTCATGGGTACATAAACTTAGCTAGAGAATTGACCTTAGAAAACGAGGCACTTCTCATTCTAGACGAAATCCAAACCGGATTCGGAAGGACAGGCACTATGTTCGCATTCGAAACATACGGTTTTTCCCCGGATGTAATGGCTCTCGCAAAAGGACTAGGTTCCGGATTTCCAATCGGTGCTTTAGTAGTCGCAGAAAAATACCAAAACGTTTTAGCAAAAGGAACTCACGGAACCACTTACGGTGGAAATCATTTGGGCGCTGCGATCGCTTACGAGACAATCAGACTCATCCAAACCAGAGACATTCTAGCAAACGTAAACTCTTGTTCTGAGATCGCATTCAGTCGTCTGAACCAGATGAAACAAAAGAATAAGATCATTAAAGAAATCAGAGGAAAGGGTCTTCATATTGGTGTGGAATTAACCGTTCCATCAAGACCAGTCGCGGAACTCTGTCTAGAAAAAGGACTGATCGTAAATGCAACCGGAGATACTGTAATTCGTATCATGCCTCCTCTTACGATCTCTACTCAGTATTTAAATGAAGGATTGGATATTTTAGAATCCGTCCTAGCAGAAACACAGAAATAA
- the leuB gene encoding 3-isopropylmalate dehydrogenase, with translation MKKVAVLAGDGIGPEVMKVALSVLKKALGSKASDFQFTEALVGGIAIDKTGGPLPPETLKLCEESDAILFGSVGGPKWESLPPEKQPERGALLPLRKHFDLFANLRPAIIYPELRNASPIKPEIIGEGLDILILRELTSGIYFGQPKGREGSGAEEFAFDTMRYSRREIERAARVAFEAARKRNNKVTSIDKANVLTTSVFWKEVVIDLHKKEFSDVQLTHLYVDNAAMQLIVNPKQFDVILCENMFGDILSDEASIITGSIGMLPSASLSESGFGLYEPSGGSAPDIAGKGIANPIAQILSAALLLRYSFSMEEEAQKIESAVRKVISAGKRTRDIAEKGAEILGTEEIGIEIEKVL, from the coding sequence ATGAAAAAAGTAGCCGTATTAGCCGGGGACGGAATCGGCCCCGAGGTCATGAAGGTGGCCCTATCCGTTCTTAAAAAAGCACTCGGCTCCAAAGCCTCCGACTTCCAATTTACAGAAGCGCTTGTAGGAGGAATTGCAATCGATAAGACCGGAGGCCCTCTTCCTCCGGAAACATTAAAACTTTGCGAAGAATCGGATGCTATTCTATTCGGATCAGTAGGAGGTCCTAAATGGGAATCTCTTCCTCCTGAAAAACAGCCGGAAAGAGGAGCACTACTTCCACTTCGTAAACATTTTGATCTATTTGCAAATTTACGACCTGCGATCATCTATCCTGAACTTAGAAATGCTTCTCCTATTAAACCGGAAATCATTGGAGAAGGTCTGGACATTCTTATCCTAAGAGAATTAACCTCTGGGATCTATTTCGGTCAGCCAAAAGGTAGAGAAGGAAGCGGAGCAGAAGAATTCGCATTCGATACAATGAGATATTCTCGCAGAGAGATAGAAAGAGCAGCAAGAGTTGCATTCGAAGCCGCGAGAAAAAGAAATAATAAGGTCACAAGTATCGATAAGGCGAACGTATTAACCACTTCCGTTTTTTGGAAAGAAGTGGTAATCGATTTGCACAAAAAAGAATTTTCCGACGTCCAATTAACCCATCTTTACGTGGATAATGCGGCGATGCAGCTGATCGTAAATCCGAAACAATTCGACGTGATCCTTTGCGAAAATATGTTCGGGGACATTCTTTCCGACGAGGCTTCCATCATCACTGGTTCCATTGGGATGCTTCCTTCCGCCTCCCTTTCAGAATCCGGCTTCGGTTTATATGAACCATCCGGCGGCTCGGCTCCTGATATAGCGGGCAAAGGAATTGCAAATCCGATCGCGCAAATTTTGAGTGCCGCCCTACTCTTACGTTACTCTTTCTCTATGGAAGAAGAAGCTCAAAAGATAGAATCTGCGGTCCGTAAAGTGATTTCCGCTGGAAAACGTACCAGAGATATCGCCGAGAAAGGTGCTGAAATTTTGGGAACAGAAGAAATCGGAATAGAAATTGAGAAGGTTTTATAA
- a CDS encoding response regulator — protein sequence MKGGVAPSGRPYQVIIAENSKFQAKQLAQILESEGYEVVGFAESGKELLNMYKENRKVDLITLDLHLPVIDGFAAFHEMKEMGVLPRVIVITDENTPAVIKSLTDDGIMDYLVKPIKREKVLEKANATVRKTIKI from the coding sequence ATGAAAGGCGGAGTAGCTCCATCAGGAAGACCTTATCAGGTAATCATTGCGGAAAATTCTAAATTCCAAGCCAAACAATTGGCTCAGATCCTGGAATCCGAAGGTTACGAAGTAGTCGGTTTTGCCGAATCGGGCAAAGAGCTCCTGAATATGTACAAGGAAAACCGAAAGGTGGACCTGATTACATTAGACCTTCACCTCCCTGTGATAGACGGTTTTGCTGCCTTTCACGAAATGAAAGAAATGGGAGTCCTTCCCAGAGTGATCGTGATCACCGACGAAAACACTCCTGCAGTCATCAAGTCTCTGACCGATGACGGTATCATGGACTATCTAGTAAAACCGATCAAAAGAGAAAAGGTTCTAGAAAAAGCGAACGCTACTGTTCGCAAGACGATCAAAATTTGA